The following nucleotide sequence is from Chryseobacterium sp. CY350.
ATCGAGAACAGTGTCACAAAGAATTACCAACTGTTCTCGATCTTATTAATTATAAGAACTTTTCATCTGTTTGCGTTTTTAATTTATAAATATTAAATCAACTATAAAAAAATTTCTGTGGTAGCTAACAGTCTTATTTTAAACCACCGGAGTGCTCGGGAAGTCATAAACACTATTGTTTTAAACCAAAAAAGCTCTCGCGAGGTTTCCCGCAACTTGCAGGTGACTTCCTGAGCACTCGAGAAGTCACAATCACTATTATTTTAAACCAAAAAAGCTCTCGGGAGGTTTCCCTCAAATTGCAGGTGCCTTCCTGAGCCCTCGGGAAGTCACAAATACTATTGATTGTAACAAACGGAGGTGCTGGGAGGTTTGTTTTGAGGGTGATTAGGAGTTTATTCGGTTGCGGTGGTTTTAAATTAGTTTCTTTTCGAAATCTATTTAATTATTTTTTCTTGTTTTAAGGGAACACGTAATTTACAATGGTTTTGTTTAATTATATTTGAAGAAAAACAATAATAATGACAGAAAAAGAATTATCAGATATTGAAAAGCTTGCAGAACTAAAAGCTAAAGGAATAATTACTCAACAAGAATTTGATGTCAAAAAAAAGCAAATTTTAGATTCAATTAGCTTTTCAAACAATCAAAATAAAAAATTAGAAATTGAGAAAAACACTAAAGGCTGTCTTAAGTTTTTTTTAATACTTATATTAGTTTTTTTTATTTTAATAATTATTGCTGTTGTTTTCGGTGGAAATAGTAAAAATTCAAGCGTTAACTCAAATGCTGAGACTGCTCAATCCTCAGTATCATTAAATGAAATTGCTAAGCTTCAAAAAGAACTTGAAAATGATAAACTAACTAATGTTCAAAGGGAAGAAATTGAAATTGAAATTAAAAGTATTAAAACATTAGAGTTTGCAGAAAAAAATATTTCTGCTTGGGATCGTTCCAACCCCAAATTAGTTAGTGCCGTAAAAAAAACTATGAATAATCCGGATAGTTTTGAACATGTAGAAACTACTTTTGACTACAAAAAAGATAAGGTTATTGCTACCATGATTTATCGAGGTAATAATGCTCTTGGTTCAAAGGTTTTGGGGAAAGTTTTGGGAACTTTTGATTATGATGGTAAACTATTAAATATTGGAGCCAATAATTAATTTTTAAATTATACTTGACATAATAATTACAAACATAATTAACAGTGAATAATGCTCAGAATCACCACTATGTATCTCAAACTCATATTAAAAAATTTTTTAATTATGATGTACAAAAGATATTTATATACGACAAACGATATGAAGGTGTACGATATAAAAATGGCACAAAATACATCTTTAGCGAAGGCAACCTGAACACTATGTTATCAGGTAATGAGTTTGATTACAATACTATTGAAGAGATGTATAACAGATATTTTGAAAATGATTTCAATAAAAATTACCAAATCATAGAAAAATTTATCAATAATCAAATTTTAGACATAGACACTGAAGATGCTCTTCGATATTTTGCAAAGTATGGCGCCCTTGGAAACCACAGAACCCCAGAATACAAGAAAGAAATATCTGATATGTTTTATTTTGGACTAAAAGAAGGTTTGGGTGACAAAATCTTAGAGAATTATGAATTTCTAAAAGTTGCGCAGCCTTATGGAGATAAAAAATATTCTAATTCAGAAATCGATTTAGAAATACCAAATATTATACTAGACTTGATGGGAGATATTTTTTTTACAATATATGTTCCTGCTAGTATTTGCGATTTCTTTATATTATCGGATTATTGTTCATTAACATTACGAGAAAAAATAAATACTTATATAAATACAGATATTACAGAAATATCAACTATAAGTTTTCCTTTAAGTAGCAAAGTATTCTTAGAATTTTATTCCAGTAAAAGTATTCACAGTCCAACAAAATCAGAAATAAAATTCTTAAACACTGAACAAGTTGAATTGATAAATAAACAAACCCTTTCTTTAGCATACAAAACTGTTGTTTGTTCTGATGAAAATTATTTGAAAAATTTAACATCTTGAATATTATTATGACAACAATTGAAATTCAGATAGAGGAAAAAACAGAATACTAAAAGAACTCGAAAAAACGCAAGAAAAGCTTTTAGAATTTAAGAAAAACAAAAAAAGGGGATTGGTGGTTTTACGTGATAATAAAATCGTAAAATCAAACCATAATAAAAATAAAAACCTGCCTCACAGCAGGTTTTTCCATATCTAAAAAATTTTAAAACAAACTCTCATCCACAAAATTCGGCAACGTCACCTTCAAATTCGGTTCAGCTTCCATTGCTCTTTTAATCGCGAAAACAGCACCTTCATTTCTTGCCCAGCTTCTTCGGGAAATTCCGTTGTTCACGTCCCAGAAAAGCATAGATTTTAATCTTCTGTCGGCATCATCGCTTCCATCCAGCAACATCCCGAAACCTCCGTTGATGACTTCTCCCCAACCAACGCCACCACCATTGTGAATACTCACCCAGGTCGCCCCACGGAAACTGTCGCCAATCACATTGTGAATCGCCATATCTGCCGTAAATCTCGAGCCGTCATAAATGTTGGAAGTCTCTCTGTACGGTGAATCTGTCCCCGAAACATCGTGATGGTCTCTTCCCAAAACCACCGCTCCGATTTCTCCGTTGGCAATGGCTTTGTTGAAAGCTTCAGCGATTTTCATTCTTCCTTCGGCATCGGCGTACAGAATTCTCGCCTGCGAACCAACGACCAGATTGTTTTCCTGAGCACCTTTAATCCACGTTATATTGTCTTTCATCTGTTGCTGGATTTCTTCCGGCGATGTTTTAATCATTTCCTCTAAAACGGCACACGCAATATCATCCGTTTTCTGCAAATCTTCAGGTTTTCCGCTGGTACAAACCCAACGGAACGGCCCGAAACCATAATCAAAACACATCGGTCCCATAATATCCTGAACATAAGATGGGTATTTAAACTCCCTTCCAATCGTAGGATTTTCGGACATTACATCAGCTCCGGCTCTGGAAGCTTCGAGTAAAAAGGCATTTCCGTAATCGAAGAAATAGGTTCCTTTTGCGGTATGTTTATTAATCGCGGAAGCGTGTGTTCTCAAAGTTTCCTGAACTTTTTCTTTGAATAATTGAGGGTTTTCTGCCATCATCGTATTGGATTCCTCGAAAGTTTGCCCGACCGGATAATAACCGCCCGCCCAAGGATTGTGAAGCGAAGTCTGGTCTGAACCGATATCGATTCTTAAATTTTCTTCATCAAATTTTTCCCAGATATCAACGATGTTTCCAAGGTAAGCCAAAGAAACCGTTTCCTGATTTTCCTGAGCTTTTCTTACTCTTGCTACCAGTTCATCCAGATTTTCGTGGATTTCATTCACCCATTTCTGTTCGTGACGGATTTTGGTAATCTTTGGATTCACTTCGGCAATCACCGTAATACAACCTGCGATATTTCCGGCTTTTGGCTGCGCTCCGGACATTCCGCCTAAGCCTGAAGTGACGAATAATCCGCCTTTTGGCTCTTTATTTATTTTTCTGAAAGCATTCAAAACGGTAATCGTTGTTCCGTGTACAATTCCCTGCGGGCCGATGTACATATAACTTCCCGCGGTCATTTGCCCGTACTGCGAAACGCCCAGCGCATTGAATTTTTCCCAGTCATCCGGCTTAGAGTAATTTGGAATCATCATTCCGTTGGTCACAACAACTCTCGGCGCATCTTTATGCGAAGGAAACAATCCCATCGGATGACCGGAATACATCGTCAAAGTTTGTTCATCGGTCATTTCCGATAGATATTTCATTGTCAGAAGATACTGCGCCCAATTGCTGAACACCGCACCATTTCCACCGTAAGTAATCAGTTCATGCGGATGTTGCGCCACTGCATAATCTAGATTGTTCTGAATCATCAGCATTATGGCTTTTGCCTGCTCAGATTTCCCCGGATATTCGGCAATATCTCTTGCTTTCATCTCGTAATCCGGACGGAAGCGGTACATGTAAATTCTGCCGTATTTTTCCAGTTCTTCCCTGAATTCCGGCAACAATTCTGCATGAAATTTTGGTTCGAAATAACGCAAAGCGTTTTTCAAGGCTAATATTTTCTCTTCGTCCGTTAAAATTTCTTTACGTTTCGGAGCGTGGTTGATTTGAGTCTCGTATGGTTTTGGCTGAGGTAATTCGGTGGGAATTCCTTGCTGGATTTGTTCTTGGAAAGTCATAAGTAAGTTTCGATTTTCAAAGTTTTAAAGATATTCAAATTAGAAAATTCCTGCAACTAATGAGTGAAAATATACAATGTACTACAATTCCCCTCCTCTGGATGGGTGGATAAATTTATTAGAAAATTTAGACGGGGTGGTTTGAGAATACAGAATATTAAAATCTTGACGCTTGATTCCGCTTTTAAACCACCCCGTCAAAAATTCTTCGAATTTTCGCCACCCCTCCAAAGGAGGGGAATTTTACCCCGTTTGAAAATTTGTGAAAAGAATGAGAAGCTACCTGAGAAGCAGATTTGATTAACTTTTAAACACAACAACACCTCACTGAAAATCAATGAGGTGTTGTTGTTTAAGTATTTCAAGCCTTTATTAACTTACGATATCTTCGTTTTCTTCTTCGTGATCATCTTCATTGTCACTAAGGCTGTAAAAATCGTTTTCTTCATCGGGAAGCTGATCTGTGATCTGCTCAAAATTGTCGTCATCTTCCGCACCGGGAATGTCTAATCCGTATGGCATTCCGTCATTTACATGATCCGGATTTGTGATTGGGTTTCCGTCTCCGTCCAAAGGGATGTGTTCTTCTCTATTGAAAATATCTTCACCCGGATTGTAATCCATTTCTTCTAACTTTCTGTCTTGTTCGTTGGTATTGTCTTCTGATATCATAATAATTGTATTTAATGTTAATCGATACAAGACAAAAATGATTCCAAGATTTTAATTTTACTTATAAACTTCAGGATTTGCGCAGTGCGGCATTTTCTCGCCTTTTGAAAACGCGATAATATTTTCAGCGGCCACTTTTGCCATCCCGTTTCTGGCTTCGATCGTCGCCGAACCGATATGTGGCAAAACGCAGACATTAGAAAGTTTTAAAATAGGATCATCATACATCATCGGTTCTGGATTGGTAACATCAAGACCTGCTCCCCAAATTTCTTTGTCAACGAGTGCATTATACAGATGTTTCTGATTGTGAAAACCACCTCTCGCTGTGTTGATAAAGATAGAATTTGATTTCATTTTTTTGAAAACCGACTCATCAAATATTTCAGAATGTTCCTCAGTGAAATTAGCATGAACACTCAGAACATCAGACTGATTTACCAATTCGTCGAAAGACACATATTTTGCGCCGAGTTTTTTTTCTGCTTCTTCATTATGGCTTCTGTTGTGATAAATAATATTCATATCAAAAGCTTTTTTACACTTTTCAGCCATTTCAAAACCTATTCGTCCCAATCCGAAAACACCCAGTGTTTTCCCGTATAATTCCTGTCCCAAAGCATGGAGCGGATCAAAATCTCCCCAAAGATCAGACTTTACCTGTTCAAAATAATAGCTAGCTCTTCTTGCAACCGACTGCATTAATAAAAATGCAATATCTGATGTTGCTCTGCTTAAAACGTCCGGTGTATTTCCAATCGGGATTTTTCGCTGATTTGCCTGCTCAATGTCTACC
It contains:
- a CDS encoding SHOCT domain-containing protein: MTEKELSDIEKLAELKAKGIITQQEFDVKKKQILDSISFSNNQNKKLEIEKNTKGCLKFFLILILVFFILIIIAVVFGGNSKNSSVNSNAETAQSSVSLNEIAKLQKELENDKLTNVQREEIEIEIKSIKTLEFAEKNISAWDRSNPKLVSAVKKTMNNPDSFEHVETTFDYKKDKVIATMIYRGNNALGSKVLGKVLGTFDYDGKLLNIGANN
- a CDS encoding DUF4238 domain-containing protein — translated: MNNAQNHHYVSQTHIKKFFNYDVQKIFIYDKRYEGVRYKNGTKYIFSEGNLNTMLSGNEFDYNTIEEMYNRYFENDFNKNYQIIEKFINNQILDIDTEDALRYFAKYGALGNHRTPEYKKEISDMFYFGLKEGLGDKILENYEFLKVAQPYGDKKYSNSEIDLEIPNIILDLMGDIFFTIYVPASICDFFILSDYCSLTLREKINTYINTDITEISTISFPLSSKVFLEFYSSKSIHSPTKSEIKFLNTEQVELINKQTLSLAYKTVVCSDENYLKNLTS
- a CDS encoding 2-hydroxyacid dehydrogenase → MKVFINKRIPEIGIQMLEEAGLEVVLPKNADLSHDEWLTYCKDSDVILNVGQNKYDEGFFEQFPNVKAIALFSVGFDSVDIEQANQRKIPIGNTPDVLSRATSDIAFLLMQSVARRASYYFEQVKSDLWGDFDPLHALGQELYGKTLGVFGLGRIGFEMAEKCKKAFDMNIIYHNRSHNEEAEKKLGAKYVSFDELVNQSDVLSVHANFTEEHSEIFDESVFKKMKSNSIFINTARGGFHNQKHLYNALVDKEIWGAGLDVTNPEPMMYDDPILKLSNVCVLPHIGSATIEARNGMAKVAAENIIAFSKGEKMPHCANPEVYK
- a CDS encoding urocanate hydratase; the encoded protein is MTFQEQIQQGIPTELPQPKPYETQINHAPKRKEILTDEEKILALKNALRYFEPKFHAELLPEFREELEKYGRIYMYRFRPDYEMKARDIAEYPGKSEQAKAIMLMIQNNLDYAVAQHPHELITYGGNGAVFSNWAQYLLTMKYLSEMTDEQTLTMYSGHPMGLFPSHKDAPRVVVTNGMMIPNYSKPDDWEKFNALGVSQYGQMTAGSYMYIGPQGIVHGTTITVLNAFRKINKEPKGGLFVTSGLGGMSGAQPKAGNIAGCITVIAEVNPKITKIRHEQKWVNEIHENLDELVARVRKAQENQETVSLAYLGNIVDIWEKFDEENLRIDIGSDQTSLHNPWAGGYYPVGQTFEESNTMMAENPQLFKEKVQETLRTHASAINKHTAKGTYFFDYGNAFLLEASRAGADVMSENPTIGREFKYPSYVQDIMGPMCFDYGFGPFRWVCTSGKPEDLQKTDDIACAVLEEMIKTSPEEIQQQMKDNITWIKGAQENNLVVGSQARILYADAEGRMKIAEAFNKAIANGEIGAVVLGRDHHDVSGTDSPYRETSNIYDGSRFTADMAIHNVIGDSFRGATWVSIHNGGGVGWGEVINGGFGMLLDGSDDADRRLKSMLFWDVNNGISRRSWARNEGAVFAIKRAMEAEPNLKVTLPNFVDESLF